The following is a genomic window from Canis lupus familiaris isolate Mischka breed German Shepherd chromosome 10, alternate assembly UU_Cfam_GSD_1.0, whole genome shotgun sequence.
GAAAGCTGGGATTTTTAGCTACCAGCTTGACAGGAATGTGAGCCACAGGAAGCAAGGATGATTTGCAGCTTCCCAGAGCCTCTGCACTCCCGGAAAACATCAGGAAATTGCTGGTCAGGCTTTGGAGCTTCAGggtgcccctcccctgcagcctctTCCTGATGCCCTACCCCCCACACCTGACCCGGAGCAAAGGCTCAGTCCAACCCATCTCCAGGCTGCTGGGCGGGCCAGGGGTGGGGACTAATGGCCACTGGTAGAAGCCGGCACAGTCACAGCCACCGCTTGCACTGGCTGAAGCTTGCAGGATagtgcatttattcattttacgCCTCTCCGTTCTAGAAAAGATTTAAGGCACACTCTATCACTTATTCATACACTTATATTGTTTCATTCAATCCTTTCACTCCCTCAGGCACTCATCATTCATTCagctcaatttttaaagattttatttatttatttgagaggggaggggagagggagcacgagcagagggaggggcagaggccttGCTAAGCAGGATGCCTGACTGGGAccacatcccaggacccccagggttaatgacctgagccacccaggcacccttcagcTAATTCTCTTTATTGCAAAGGCCACTGCTCCTAAGTGCCACCTCTTTCCTCTAGTGTTCATGGGACTCCTAGGTTACCCAGGATGCTGCACCCTTGGAGCAGCTGGTCTCACTAcctcattttgcagaggaggagcTGATCAGTAGCCACCCAAGGTCAAAGCCCGACTCAGGGGAGAAGCCCCATCTTGGGTTTGCAACCGACCCAGTGTATGAAAAAGCCAGAGAGACACCGTGCAAAGGAAGCCAAGGCCACCAGAGGCTGGTCTATGTACCGAGGAACCAGCTCCAGCCTCGGGGTCTGAAGATCAAGCTTCCAGCCCCAGTTGTGTATTGCCTCTGCCCAAATTCTTACATCCTGGGCATCtccacctgggtgccccacagGACCCTTGAACTCATGTCCAAACCCAGTTCTCTACCCATCTGCACACGCCTCCTGTCCCAAACCTGCTCCACCTACCCCCATCTGAGAGTCTACTATCTCCCCAGCTGCAAAAGCCAGAGGACTCGGCATCtgtcccccactccccctcctACCAAGTCCTGTACTCTATGACCTTCCCAAACCTCTCTTGAATTATCCCACTTGCCCCCATGCCGCTGCTTCCACTGCAGAGACCCAGCTCCTCTGTGGCCAGGCTATTCCAGACAAGTGCCTTAGCCTTCCTTTGAACTGGTCTTCAGTGTCTCCACACAGACCTGCCTTTGGGGCACCAAGGAACAGGTTGTGGAGAAAGCCCCTGGCTGAATCTGAAGGCTCGAAGTCCCTGTTCCTCCCTGAACTAGCCAtgctgatctttttcttttttttttaagactttatttattcatgagaggcagagaggcagagagagagagagagagagagagagaggggcagagacacaggcagagggagaagcactccatgcagggagcctgatgcaggactcgatcctgggtctccaggatcacgccctgggccaaaggtgggcactaaaccgctgggccacgggggctgccttAGCCATGCTGATCTACACAGGACCTTTCTGCCTGTGTAGTGCCATCTAGTACTTTGACTTCCAAGGTCATGGCTAGCTAATAATGGCCTTCGTTCCCTCAACAAACTATGGCCAGGTGCTAAGTACTTCGTACAACTTCAACAGAGCAGTCCTGAGGCAGGTGCGTGAGACGGTGAGAAGCTAAATAATTTGGCTGTGATTCTACAGCTCATATATGGAgttgggactcaaacccagatcTGACTGAGCCCAAGCCCACACACTTGGCTGTGCCGCTTTGTCTTGTCAGTGCAGCACTTTGGTAACGGGTACCACCCCATGGTCCCCATTCCCTAACAAAACTTGCACTGCCTGTATGTATGGGAGGATTATAACCCTGTCGCTTCCATTCTGGGCAAGCTGGGATAAAACCCCTGCAAGTTGGCTGCAGCTGCTGAATGCCCTGCATTCCTCGAGCCGTACCAGGCAGAGTTCAGCTGTGCCTGCCCCCTCCTGAGGGCTGCTGGCTGCCCGGCGCTGCTGCTGGGCCTGGACTGAGCTGCTGGGAAGTGGCCCCAAGCCAGGCGCTCACACACTGggtctgtgtgaccttgagctgaAATGGCCTGTCTCCTGGCACAGCAAGAAGAGTGCTGAGAGGCTGTGTCAGACACAACACACCTTGACCTGGCATAGTTTTAATGATGGAGACAAGAGACTGTCATGAGCTATGAGACTCTGGAGCTGAATTCCAACAAGCTAACTCCAGGTGGCTGCTCAGGTGGGTCTGAATTCCTGAGCCATCCTAGCCGAACTTGAGGACTCACTGGGGGAACAGCCGAAGAGACGGTGCTGGATAAGCCGTTCTTTAGGAGGCCAGGGAACCACAGACAGGTGCCACATGGGTAAGGTCTGGTTGGCACTGGTCTGGCAATCAAAATGCGTGGCAggatcctgactctgccacttgtCAGGATCCAGCAAGGTAACAGATGAGTAAGTGTTTGGAAAGCTACCAAAAGCTCTGTGAATGTTCGGActtattacatattacatattaatgcttttgtttttttccctttggggagTGAAGCAAAACTGCAGGATGGTTATCTCAGAGGCAGCAGACTGTAAAACTGGgctgacctgggttcaaatcctgactccactCCAGCTCTTAGCCAAGTTCTGTAACCTGCCTGGTGAAAACCTATCtcactcagatttttttttttttttaatttttatttatttatgatagtcacacacagagagagagagaggcagaggcacaggcagagggagaagcaggctccatgcaccgggagcccgacgtgggactcgatcccagatctccaggatcgcgccctgggccaaaggcaggcgccaaaccactgcgccacccaaggatccctcacTCAGATTTAGTCATAGAACTTGCAGCCTATAGATGACTGGGAGTTTCACTCCACATCTGGCCTCTCCCTATCTCACACCCTAGCTCACTCGGCTTCCACTGGCCATTTCCCTACATTCTCTCAACACACAAAACATGCTCTGGCCTCATGACCTGTGCACCTGcaatttcctcttcctggaaatTCCTACTTCTCCCAGGTAGCTCAACGTCTGCCTCCTTGCCCCTTTCAGGTCTCTGCCCAAATGACACCTATCAGTGTGGTCTTTCCTAACTATCTTATTCAAAATGCTAACTCCTACCCTTGACTTGCAAGGAGGGCCTTCTACCCTGAGAGCTGCACTGGTGCCCACCTTGGGGTGGTAGGTCTAGGGCTACCACCCAGATTAAGGAGGAAGCCATTCAGCCCAGCTCCAGGAAATGCCTCCCATCTAAGTCCCCATGATAGCGCCTATAGCAGGCCCAGCTCTGCTGGGGAGCAGGCATTAAGACCTCGCAAGGACACTGCGCATCAGTGGGTAACATGGCACTTCCACATCCACCCCACCTCACATCCTGAAGAGGGACCTCCATTTTCAGACAAGGCTACCAGCTCAGAGGGGCCACAGGGTGTATTAGTGACACAATTCAGACTCTAATACAGGTGTCAGTGGCTCTTTCcacattattttttagattatttatttattcatgagagacacagggagggagggggggagagagagagagaggagaaagagaggcagagacacaggcagagggaggagcaggttccatgcagtgagcccaacgtgggactcgatcccgggtctccaggatcaggccctgggctgaaggccgcactaaattgctgagccacctgggctgccctctttccacATTCTTAAGCTCACTCATAATCCAAAAACTCAAACAGAAGCAATCATACATCAGGTGAGCCAAAGTCTAGCTCAAGAATTCCTAGCAACCCTGTCACAAGGACACACCAAGCAGCCTCACCAGCCATGTCCTGCAAAGTTCCAGAAAATGCACCTTCACTTTAAGGCTTATAGACCACACAGATTTTTATGGGCTTATTGCCACTTCGTCTCTTCCTGCCAGTCTTAGGGTAGGACTTTCTAAAGCAAAAGGAGGTTTTCACTACCTACTACCTTGATCTTGGACAAACTATGTGATTATcccaagcctcaatttcctcatcaataaaatcAGGATACCAAGTCTACCTGGCTCCAGAATAAATGAGACAATGCATAAACTTAATGAGACCTCCCTGAGGACTTACTCCTAATACAAAATTTCTGTAGTAACAAGAACATTTGACCATTAATGAATAGGTCCAGTGAGATGCCTGAGGCAATCAGCTTCAGTGAAGTTTTCAACAATCATACATCTGTGTTGTCTGTGCTTTGTTAGAAGATTAGAAATTGGCTCTGACAGTAAATAGTGTAGGCTGCTAGGTTTTGAAGTGGCTCTTCCCAGGGAAGTCCCCAAGATGGCAGAGCCCCACTATGCATTTAAGGAAGGAATGGCAGGAGTGAGAAAAACAGACACAACTCAGTTGTGACTGGCCATGAAGGTGCTGAGAAGCAGCTGTATCAAACTCACTGAGGGTGGGAGAGGCTGCACATAACATAAGTCACGGTTTCCAGCGTGAAGTattaaagacataggcagaagacaGTAGAAAAAAGTGGTCGTTGGGAGCCAAGTCTTGGCTTTTTGAGAACTACAGGACATCGAGCAAGTCACTTTACAACTTGAGTgcacttcctcatctgtgaagtggggattcTACTGCCACTCCTGCGCTGTGAGGGGTCAGCAGCGTACCCGGCTTCCTCTTAGCACAGTTCATGGCAGCAGGAGGTGGTCCAAGCTTTTGCCCAAGACCCAGCACTTCCGTTAACATGCATGCAAATCATGGTAGGTCACTTACTGCCCACAGGTTTCTTGTGAGGTGCAAATAAGATACTGAAGGTGAGAATGTCCTGCAAACTGCAAATGCAATCGAAATACCAACAACTGATGATCAGGAGAAAAGTGTTAGAGGAAATCACATATTGTCACCCTCAACCAGATTCCCCCCAACAATGATGAGATGACAAATCTGGCTCCAAAGAAGATCTTTTACTGAGActtatttaaaatccaaatagTCCTTAATCCAAATAAACTTCAACTCAGCTGAATTGCTGATGGCTGATCTAGGCAAAGGCTTCATGGAGACAAAAATAGGCCCCACCTACAAAGACCCTAAAATGAGTTCCTAACAAGAGTGTGAATGTCCTCAGGGTCTCTGTCCCATCTTCTTCAGAGTTCGATTgagctaaaagaaaaagaaaagccaagttAGATATAGTTATTTCACCAACCCTTTCCCTCTAGTGTGCATGATCACCAACCAGGACAGACCCCTGGGCTGACCCCCTGAAGTCAGGGAGGGGTGTCTGATACAGGTATGGGTGTCCACTTTGTGTGTATAAAGCCCCAATTAGGTGCTCCACTCCTGATACTCCTATGGCCCTGCACAATTCATGCAGACTATTCTCCTACCTGCCCTTCAcacgccacacacacacacagacacagacacacacacacacacacacacacacaccctatatTGCTCTGGCCATTTTATAGACACAGGGCTCAGAGTGGCTAAACTTGCCAGGACTGCATCATCCTGCAGGAAGAGCCTCATGGCATGGACCAGAAGAGCATAGTAGCGACCTCTGCTGGAGAACTCAAGACACCAGGACAAAGTGGCTCCAGCTATGGCCACAGAGACTAGCACGCACACACCCTGCATCCTTGTAGTGTCTGGCCTGACCCACAAGACCTCTCCTAGGGCAAGAAGTGAAATGCACCAAGTCTGTCAAAACACAGCTTCCTGTCCTCTGCCTTCAGGAACTGGCCAGACCTGTCTTAAGTCAGAGAGTAACTGCCAAATGGGGAGGGATGGGTAAGAGCAGGCAGTGAATCCACCCATATTAGGAAATaccaaggagggaggggagaactGGCCACCCGCAGAGAGAGATCTTGGAAAGAGATGCTCTAGAGAAGGCTGACACAGCAACTGCTATAACAGGCCCAACCCCATTCCCCAAACCCCAAGCAGCCAGCCAGTCTCAGAAACTTTAAAGGGCCAACTTGGGgccttctagaaatgaaaaataaaaaatttcaaaactccCCCACCTAGTTCCTaacctctgcctccagcccacaAACACTGTGACTGCTCACCTCCTCAAATTTGTGAATCTGCCGGATGAAGAAATCCCCATAGCGCCTGGCGACCTTGGTGTCTGCAATGTGGATCATGTCCTGTGGGAAAAGCAGAGTCAGAGAGGAGCAGTGAGGTACAGCCACTTAAAGGACTTTCAAGTAACCATGCTGCTAAGTGCTAGATAAACCCCTACAGTGGTTTACaaaagcaaacaggaaaaaaactcAATGGAAGAGCATTACCAGTTGATAGCAGCTCTTTCTAGATGgttgattttaattttgttaattcatttatttttatttgcaagtCTTTTTCAATGAACAGGAAGCTTTCAGCAATAAACACATTCTTCAAGACAGCATTTTAATCTCATACAATATTTTATGAGTGTAAGGTTGTGAGTCCAgattctaaattttgtttttagccCAAATGTGGTTGAATACCATTTTACTTGTAAATTCCTATGTAATCTAAGTTAAGACCCAAGAACTTTCTGCATCTATTTGATGGGATTTTTTTCAAGtcaaggataaaaaaagaaaagccagaaagacTGAAAGCGgggatgcctgactggctcagtcaacAGAGTGTGTGACATGCTCTTGTTCTCGGGGTCACGAGTtcaaagggggggtgggggggatgtggggggggggaagaacatactttaaaaaaataaaatatttatttatttatttttaaagattttatttatttattcatgagagacacacacagagagagaggcagagacacaggcagaggaagaagcaggctccatgcagggagcccgacgtgggactcgatcccaggtctccaggatcatgccctgggccaaaggcaggcactaaactgctgaaccatccagggatcccccaagttaCTAATTCTTAGgagaagtgttttatttatttagaagtaaactttacacccaacatgaagcttgaattcacgaccctaagatcaagaatcacatgttctaccaacggcaccagccaggcatcccaggagaaGTATTTTAGTAAAGCCCATCCAGGAGCACCTGAGTCGGTTaggcatctccctttggctcaggtcatgatcccgagggtCCTGGACTTGGTAgtgagcccacttctccctctccctctgtcccagccctgctcctgctcactctcaaaaataaataaaattggggatccctgagtggctcagcagtttagtgtgtCCCTTCGgcccgggctgtgatcctggagttctgcatcaagctccctgcatggagccggattctccctctgcctgcctgcctgcctgcctccctctctcatgaataaataaataaaatctttaaaaataaataaataaatgaaatcttaaaaaaaaaaaaaaagacaatctatgggacaccttggtggttcagcggttgagtatctgcctttggctaaaggTGTGAttttggagtcccaggatcaagtcccacatcgggctccctgcatggagcctgcttcttcctctgcctgtgtctctgcctctctctctctgtgtctctcatgagtaaataaattaaaaaaaaaaaaaaaaaaaaaaaaaaaaaaaagaccatctaGATAATTGGGGCTAGTCCAGCTGGGTCACAAAGTTATGATAGGAGGATGGAGCAGGTTACCAATACTGCCAAAGAATATATGTCAGGCACCAAGAATAAATTCGAATAGGACTTTAAATAGTtgatgtgagggatccctgggtggcgcagcggtttggcgtttgcctttggcccagggcgcgatcctggagacccgggatgaatcccacatcgggctcccggtgcatggagcctgcttctccctctgcctatgtctctgcctctctctctctctctctctgtgactatcataaaaataaataaacaaataaataaatagttgatgtggggggcggggacacctgggtggctcagtggttgagcgcctgcctttgggtcagggtgtgatcccggattcctgggttcgagtcccacattgggctccttgcgtggagcctgcttctccctctctctgtgtctctcatgaataaataaataaataaaacctataacTTCTGCATTCATAAGCATCTATAAAAttattacacacacaaaaaaacccttaaGTGGACCACTGACAGCCAGTCTCTAAAACCACATGTACTTTTTGTAATAACCTACAccactcaaatgtccatcagcattAGAATGGGAAAATCGCAGCCAACTACTGCAGCAGTGAGCACTGATGGACTGTTGTGCATGGCGATGCTCTCAAATGTAacactgagcaaaagaagccagtcacaaagaaaGAGCACATGCTATGTCAGTCCATTACACCAAGTTCAAAACCAGGCAGCACTAATCTAGGTGCTAACTAATCTAGGGTGGGGACAAGTCAGGAGAATAACTCCGACTTGCTGAGTTACTTCCAAAAATCTGTACCATcctctcctgctttcttctccAATCTTCTCTTCTGCCACAATACCCTCTCACAGGCCACTGCAGCCACACTGAAGCTGTCCCTCAAAAATACTGGATTCActcctaccccagggcctttgccttTACCGCTCCCTCTCCTTGGAATGCTGCTCCCCCACATACTTGTTTGGCTAATTTCTTCACCTCCTTCAAGTCTTAGCTACAATTTAACTTCCTGGACAAAGGCTACCTGGAGCACCTTATGTAATAATGCAACCTCTATCTTCTAGCACCATTACCCTTAAATGCATAGCACTTGGCAATTTCTACctatgagaaaataaaggaaattttcaacttttcactGTGGGCCCTGCTCCTCGTAAAACATTTACCCAGGGTCAAAATGTCTTGGCAAAACCTCAAAGCATGGGTTCTGTTCCTGTCCCAAGTACACACTGTACAGctgcttcattaaaaaacaaaaacaaaaagcagcattccaaacataaagaaaaaaacccttgcTGATTCCCATTAGACTCCAGTCTTACAGCCTTTCTGGAAAGTCTTTCATCACGACTTATAACTctttatgtaaaacaaaaacaaaaacaaaaacgtatATACTCTTGCCCAACTGTTCCTTCCCTGGAGCACTCTCCTCTTTGTGAAGACTGTGTATTTCCAAGCAGCCATCTTAACTTGTGCCcaaatgaaacttttttctttaaaaatttttaaaaagagggatccctgggtggcgcagtggtttggcgcctgcctttggcccagggcgcgattctggagacccgggatcgaatcccacatcgggctcccggtgcatggagcctgcttctccctctgcctgtgtctctgcctctctctctctctgtaactatcataaataaataaaaatttaaaaaaaaaatttaaaaaaaaattttttaaaaaggtgtgttCATTTTGCATTGATACCTACCACATGGTCTGCTTCACGATAATGCCTGTTTTTTAACATTAGAATATGGGTGCGAGGGCAGAAATCTTTGCTGATTTTGTTCACTGCTAAGTCCCACCCAAATGCTCAGAATAGCAGGCACCTGGTAAACACTGCCTACTGAATGGATAGACAGAGGGCCCCAGAGGATGAGGCCAGGGGGCAGCCATACCTTATCAATGTAGAAGTCAACTTCGGATGCCGACTGAAATTCACCGTCAAGGGCAGAGATGCCACTGGTCCACACTAGGTTCTTCATCTTATGCTTGAAGACAAGGAGCTGGATCCTGAACTCCTGCTCTGTGAGGTCCAGGAAGCCGGCCAGCTTGGCCACAGGCATGGTAGTGTACAGCTTGAGGAAGCTACGGATGGTGGAGAGCTGGGCCTGCTGCTGCACTTCATCAGAAAACACCTTCAGCTGCTGCAGGAAGGGCTCCTTGTGGTAGTTGGGGTGCACATTATCATAGTTGGGCACCACAGGTGACAGGAATTTGGGGCACGAGTAACTGAAAAGTTCCTCATAGACCTGTGGGTCACCCTTCTGCATGCGTAGCATCTTATCCCCGTATTTCTCCCGCAGCTGCAGGTGAATGCTCTCATCGATTCGCATGGGGTACATGGTGAGGGCGATGGCCAGCAGCGCGTGCATCTGCTCATTTTGCTTGTTAATCTGGGGATGCAAGAGAAATTGGTGCGGGGTCAAATGAGATAGACTTTCTGAGGTCCCACATCCAACGTGGCTCCACCACCCTCCCAAGTACACTACGCTCAGACCTCTGATTTCTCCCTAGTTTACCTCGGTCAGTTAACTTTCCCGAAGTCTCTCCTAATCTGCCCTCTAGATCTACTGAACTTCTGGCCCACTTCCAGAGCCTCTGGAACTGGCtcctagattccttttttttttttaagattttatttattcatgagacagagagagagagaggcagagacacaggcagagggagaagcaggctccatgcagggagccccacatgggattcaatcttgggtctccaagatcatgccctggctgaagatggcgctaaaccactgagccacccaggctaccctggCTCCTGGATTCTTTAGTAGAGCCTTCTTCTCACTCTCCCTGGCCCACCACACTTCACTGGCACATCAATCCTCCCACATCATTATGACCAAGTCACCCAGAAACTCTGATGGCACCATAATGCCTATAAAGATTAAATACTTCAGCTGGGAGTCTGGGTAGTGAAGGTTACCCAGAACCAAAACCCCAATTTGACTAATCTACGGCCCTCCAACAAAGTAGTTAATTGTGCTGCTACATCACTGTACTACAAGTTTCAGCACCTTTGCTCTGCCTAGATACCTTCCAATTCTATGCATGTCTTGGACCCTCCCTCCTCCATGGCAAACTGCTTGAGGGTTGTACCCCAACTAACTCACTTTAAAACACCCACAGCCCAGTGAACACTCAGCAAATTGTTGCTGAATAAATGTAGGCACTGCTGGGggacaaaagtaaaacaaaagatacTGTCCTTATCGTCAAGGAGTTCATGGTCTGAAAATAATAggcacaacaaaagaaactaaGAGTAGACCAGCCATTAAGAAATCATCCTACTGAAAGGACatataaaaggcaaaattttGGATAGCATTTACCAAAAACTGTTGGCATAGGTACCAAGACATCAAGCTGGTCAAAGGCTTCCTTACCATCTCATACTTGTATGTAGTCCTTTGGAACATGCTCTTGGTCCTTTGGATGTAGAGGAGGATATTGGCAAATACCCGGATGGCATCCTGGTAGCGACGCATCATCAAATATGCAAAACCGACATAGTAGTATGTGGTGACCTGACACTCAGGCACACGAGAATACATACTCTGTGGAAGGAGGCAGAAGCATCCGTAAGTCCCCAAATCAATACATCCCAGAGAGAGTCTGGAAGTTGGCAGGGTCCAGTGTCAGCTGAAGTAGAAGCCCCCTGTAGAAGCCCTGAACTACCCAGGGGAAGCCCTGGTTCTGGAGTTAGAGGCTCTGAATACAGATTATACCATTTACTAAATCATATGACCTGAGAACTCCATCTTGTTAGATATAATAAAAAGGGACTGGATCAGGTGACCTTAACATTTCTTTCAGCTCCATATCCCTCCACATCTCAGTTATGTATTCTTCCTTGCTTTCTACTCCTTGATTTTCCAGGTAAACCCAATAAAGAAACAGATCAACAAGACTGAATGATACATACACACGTGTCCAGAAAATACCAGTTTTTCTGTGGCTAAGAAAAAACCACCACAGCTAATCATCATTATACTATCCTAGAACTAAGTCTCTCACAAATTCCTTAAATAGTGAAACTGGAGTAATAAAAATCTACGTTATCattgttttgaaaatagaaaGACCGCTGAACATTTCAAGTATTACTAAGCAACAAAGAGAAAGCACCTTGTCCACATGCAAGTCTCAATTTTCAAATGGCCTGGGGAAGAATCTTCTTTTTGCTCCCTGAAACTTGTCCTTATAGATTCTCTCAAAGCAGAGTCTCTGGCTCTGGGTAGCAGGGCAGGGGGAAACAAGTAATCACCTTCTTATTCAGTTCAATATTCTCCAGCACCTTGATGGCCTGGTAGTAATCCCCTAAAAGGGAGTGCAGACGCAGAAGCCCCACCAGGCTGAAATACCCAAGCATCTTGTAAAGGGAGTGCCGTCCATACTCGCCAGCCACACTCTCGGGGTCACCTGAGAGAAATAGACATGGTGAACATTTCAGCAGGGGCAGGTGAAGGAAGGGAAACCTGAGCCTTGAATATTAATCAACTCTTCACCTACTACTGGCCTCTAAAGCTTCCTGCAACAGGGAATAACTGCCTTCAAAGGAACACCCAGAGGCAACATGCCTGACCTTAAactaatctttttaaagtaatctctatacctaatgtggggctcgaactcatgaccccaagatcaagatcaCATGCTCTACTTACTGACTGGCCAGGTGTCCCTGGCCTTatactaattttaaatttacCAACAGGAGTTGCGTGAGGGGAGTGGCTGTTGtggtttttggttattttcttggTCCCAAGACACCTGAGAATATGGAGATGGCCCCTTTTATCAGGAGCAGTTACTCATCAAGGCAACTACTTTCAATAAGTTCATGGGGTCAAAGCTGTTTTCCTAATAACACTAAGatcctatttgtctttctcactaGAGTGAGATTTGCACTGATGGTGCAAAAACAACAGTGGGTACAAATGACTCACAACTTAGCATAAACCAGGCAGTGGTACCAAACTGCATTAGCAATTACTGTATTCTTTCCCTCACGCAGTAAAAGAACCAGCCACTTTTTTTCACGAAAaccatttttacttaaaagaatgACTGACAAATTATGGTTACTTAGAGTATCTGGCAGACATTTTCTTATAAATGAATGAGGTGAGCCTGTTACATTTCAGTAAGAACTGACAGTGCCACTGCCAATGAAaatgtgagcttttttttttttttttttttttatgacagtcacacagagagagataggcagagacacaggcagagggagaagcaggctccatgcaccgggagcccgacatgggattcgatcctgggtctccaggatcgcgccctgggccaaaggcaggcgccaaaccgctgcgccacccagggatcccgaaaatgtGAGCTTTTAAGCAAAAATCATAGtttcccatccaagtactaaccggGACCGACCCTGCTTAGTCaaaaatcatagttttaaaaacgTTTATCTGCTACCCTGAGTCCAATAGCTTCCAAATATAGATTTATTTGATGAGGCTGATgaccaaagtattttttttttttttttaggttgtataataaaatatgtcagctagggcacgtgggtggctcagtggttgagcgtctgcctttggctcaggttgtgatcccagggtgctggggttgagttctgcatcgagctccctgcagggagcctgcttctccctctgcctaggtttctg
Proteins encoded in this region:
- the EIF3L gene encoding eukaryotic translation initiation factor 3 subunit L, whose protein sequence is MSYPADDYESEAAYDPYAYPGDYDMHTGDPKQDLAYERQYEQQTYQVIPEVIKNFIQYFHKTVSDLIDQKVYELQASRVSSDVIDQKVYEIQDIYENSWTKLTERFFKNTPWPEAEAIAPQVGNDAVFLILYKELYYRHIYAKVSGGPSLEQRFESYYNYCNLFNYILNADGPAPLELPNQWLWDIIDEFIYQFQSFSQYRCKTAKKSEEEIDFLRSNPKIWNVHSVLNVLHSLVDKSNINRQLEVYTSGGDPESVAGEYGRHSLYKMLGYFSLVGLLRLHSLLGDYYQAIKVLENIELNKKSMYSRVPECQVTTYYYVGFAYLMMRRYQDAIRVFANILLYIQRTKSMFQRTTYKYEMINKQNEQMHALLAIALTMYPMRIDESIHLQLREKYGDKMLRMQKGDPQVYEELFSYSCPKFLSPVVPNYDNVHPNYHKEPFLQQLKVFSDEVQQQAQLSTIRSFLKLYTTMPVAKLAGFLDLTEQEFRIQLLVFKHKMKNLVWTSGISALDGEFQSASEVDFYIDKDMIHIADTKVARRYGDFFIRQIHKFEELNRTLKKMGQRP